The Cryobacterium roopkundense sequence TGCGGGCCGTGGCCACCGGCTCGGAAGACGACGCGTATGTGCTCGGCGAGCTGCTGATCATCGGCGCCTGGATCGTGGGCGCCGTGGTGCTCGGCTCGATCACCTTGCGCCGCCGCACCCCCTAGCTCTCAGCGGGCGGCGAGGACCTTCTGGAGCCAGCGGTAGGAGTCCTTAGGAGTGCGGGTGGTCATCCCGTCTGAAAACGACACGTGCACGAGGCCGTAGCGCTGCGTATAGCCGGCCGACCATTCGAAGCCGTCGAGCAACGATCGTACGAAGAACCCGCGCAGGTCCACCCCCGCGGCCGCCCCGCCCGGGCGCACCGCATTCACGGCCGCCTGCAGGTGCTCGGCGACGTAGTCGATGCGCAGCGGATCGTGCACGGCCCCGCGCTCGTCGGCCTGGTCGGAGAAGCCGGCCCCGAGCGTCGTGACGTACACCGGCGGGAGGACATCGCCGTAGCGGGTCTGCAGCTCGGCGAGCGCCACACCGAGGTACTCCGGGGCGTTCACGTGCCCGGCCCCGGTGACGGGGAACTCCCGGAACGCGGTGGGATGGAAGGGAAACGCCGGCGCGACGGGGGCCGGATCGTCCCGGCTCACGATACGGCCCGTTCCCGCGGCGATCCGGGTCGGTTCCATATAGCTCAAGCCGTAGAAATCGAGCGGCTGGTGAATAACGGCGAGGTCGGCGGGGTCGGCTTCGAGCAGACCGCGCAGCTCGACGGCGAAGGGCTCGAGCGGGTCGGGATACCGGCCGAGCAGCACTGGATCGGCGAAGATCCGGTTGTGCAGCAGGTCGGAGAGCGCGGCGTACGAGCGGTCCTGTTCCCGGTCGGTCAGCGACTCGACCGGGGAATGGGCGTTGGAGAGGCCGATCCGGCCACGGACATCCGCTGCCCGAAGCCCCTGCACGGCGAGGCCGTGCGCGAGCAGCTGGTGGTGTGCGGCCGGCAGAGCGTCGAAGAGCAGGGAACGGCCCGGCGCCTGGGTGCCGAGCGCGTAGCCGTTCAACATAACCGTGGCGGGCTCCTCGAGCGTCACCCACGAGTCGATCCGATCCCCGAGCGCCTCCCCCACCGCGTGGGCATAGTCGCCGAAGCGACCGGCTGTGTCCCGGTTCAGCCAGCCTCCGCGCAGAGCGGTCGGGGTGTCCCAGTGCGAGAGCGTGGCCATCGGGCTGATGCCGTGGGCCAGGAGCGCGTCGAGCAACTGGTCGTAGAAGGCGAGGCCGTTGCGGTGGAGTGCGCCGCGTCCGTCGGGCTGCAAGCGCGGCCACGCGAGCGAGAATCGGTAGGCGTCGACCCCGAGTTCCCGCAGCAGGGTGGCGTCTTCAGCGAACTTGGCCAGGTGGTCGGCACCGATGGACGCGTTCGACCCGTCCACGATTCGGCCAGCTCCGGCGGTGAAGGTGTCCCACACCGAGTCGCCACGACCCCCGTCGCGCGCGGCGCCCTCGACCTGGAAGGCCGACGACGACACTCCCATCACGAATCCGTCGGGCAGAAAATCGCCCAACTCGCTCGCGCGGTGCGGCCAGTCGCGCTGCTCTGACGCGGTTCGCTTCGCGCGGGTGGGTGTGGCGCGGGTGGGGTTCGCGGGGGTGCGAGGAATCATGGTCACGGGCCGAGGACTCTTTCCAGATAGCTGTTGGTGAAGCGGCGCTCCGGGTCGAGCCTGTCACGAACCGCGAGAAAGTCGTCGAAATGCGGGTACCGGCCCCGCAGCGCGTCGGCCTTCTGGTAGTGAAGTTTTCCCCAGTGCGGGCGCCCGCCGTAGCCGATCATGATCTGCTCGACCGCACGGAAGTACTCCTCCGGGTCTTCGCGCACGTAACGGTGCACCGAGACGTAGCCAGTGTCCCGACCGTAGGCCGGCGACAGCCAGAGGTCGTCGGCCGCGGCAGACCGCACCTCGATCGGAAAGGAGATCCGCCATCCACGTGCCTCGATGAACCGGCGCACCGCGCGCACGGCCTCGGGCACCCGGTCACGGGGCAGGGCGTATTCCATCTCACGGAAGCGCACGGCGCGGTTGGTGGCGAAAACGCGCGTGGAGGCATCCGTGAATTGACGGTTGCCCGTGGAGCGCGCCGACAGCCGGGCGAGCGACGGCACGAGCGCGGGCAGGGCCGTTCCCACCGCGCACACGCCTCGGTAAACCCCGTTTGCCAGCAGTTCATTGTCGATCCACCGGGACACGCGGTGCGCCCGGGCAGCCGGCCGGGGTTCAACCACTCGCGTGTTGGTTTTTGTCAGTGCCGTGTCGGTGTGCGGGAACCAGAAGAACTCGAAGTGATCGTGCGTCCGTGATCGCCGCACGAAGTCCTCAAGCACGGCATCGAGCGGTTCTGATCTCTGATCGGAATGAAGCTGGAAGCGGGGAACGCACTGGATAGTGACGTCCACGATGATGCCGAGGGCCCCGAGACCGAGGCGCACGGCAGGGAGTATCTCGGTGTTCTCCGTGTCGCTCACCCGCAGGAGCGTGCCGTCGGCGGTTACGAGAGTAAGCCCCGTCACCTGACTCGCCAGGCCGACAAAGCCCCCGCCCGTTCCGTGCGTGCCGGTGGAAATCGCCCCGGCGACCGTCTGTCGGTCGATGTCGCCGAGGTTCGCCAGAGCGAGGCCGTGGTCGTCGAGAAGGCGGCCCAGCCTGTGCAGGGGCAGCCCCGCCGCCACTGTCACCCGGGCGGCGGGCACATCGATCTCGATCAGGCCCCCGAGGTCGTAAAGATCGAGCTGCACACCGGGTGCCACAGCGATGCCGGTGAAGCTGTGACCCGTTCCGACCGCTTTTATTCTCAGGCCAGCACGGATCGCGGCCCGAACGGAGCGCTGCACTGCGCCCACTGTCGCCGGCCGCTCGACGCGCACTGGGCGCACCGACTCGGTGCGCGCCCAGTTGCGCCAGGGGGGCTGCCGGAGAATCATTGAAAACCCTCGTCCACTGGCCGCAGAATGATCCCGTTCATCGCCGCCTACTCATCTGAAAAACCGTCCGTCGGTAGGCTTCGCGTCTGAAACCGGTAATGTTACGTGGCAGATTGACTTTGAGCGTCTCGCCCCGTCAAATAGGGTTGTGGGCCCTGTCACTTCAGCCAAACTTATCGCCTCTCCGGTGTCGTCGGCGCGACAACGGATGCGCCGCGCTGCCCTTCTCTGCCTGATCACCTTCGCGACTTCCCTTATTGCCGTTTCCGCACCCCTGCAGGCTCCGGCCGCTTCCGCCATGACGCCGGCGACAACCGAGGCCGTCGAACCGGCCCCTGAAGCCACGCCGAGCGCGGACCCCGTGGCCGCGCCCACACTAGACAGTCCCTCCCCCGGCATCTTCATCGGAAAGTCGACCACGACAGTATCTGGAACGCGTGATGCCTCCTCGGAGGTGCAATTGCTGTCCCCCTCCGGCGGGGATCCGCTGTGCATCATCGCCCCGGACGGCAGCACTACCTGGAGCTGCTCGAATGCCCGGTTGCCGAACTCCTCTGCCGTCACGCTGCGCGTCGTCGTCAGCGGCAATCCGACTCTGTTCGATGAAATCACTGTCGCTGTGCTCGGCGCCCCCACTGTCACGGGCGGCCCCACCGGCCAGGGCTCGTCGAACGGCCTCGTTCGCGGCACGGGCTACCCCGGCGCATCCGTCACGGCCTCAGTCGCGAACGGCATCTCGTGCACCTCGCAGGCGGACGGTTCCGGCGCGTGGGCGTGCCACCTGGACGGCCTGGAGTCCAGCGGAAACCGGGAGGTCACGGCGAGCCAGCTGACGGGCTACAGCAGCCCGTCATCATCGAACTCGAGCGCCGGAGTGATGATCTCCTTCGACCTCGACCGGCCCGACGCGCCCGTCATCACGTCGCCTGGCCGCGGTGCCCAGATTCCCGTCGCCGGCACGACGTACACGGGCACGGGTGAAAGCGGCGCCACCGTGACCGTCTTCGCCGGACCGTATTCGGTGTGTTCGGCCCCGGTGACCAACGGAGCCTGGAGTTGCTCAGCCGGCGGAGTAGCCGCCGGGTCGTACTCCCTTGTCGCCGTGCAGCAGGACGTCGCCGGCAACGTGAGCGCCGGCAGCGCAGCCGTCACCGTCACCTACGTGCAGCCGTCGACTCCGTCCCCGTCCCAGAGCACACCTCCCACCGCTGGCGGGTCGGCCACCACAGACCCCACCGCCAGCTCCGAGCCGTCGGCCTCGGCGACGGCGGACGCCGTACCCCCCGTCGCGGTGCCCGGACCCACCGCATCCGCTTCGAGCGAACCTCCGAGCGCCTCCGGGTTCGGCGCGGGACCCTGGAACTACCCCACACGCTTCACCACGGCTGTGACCTCGCCGTGGGCAAGCGCTTCATTCCCGTGGTTGCAGGCCGTTCTCCTCGCGCTCGGAGCTGTGGTGCTGTTGGCAATTCCGTCCCGGCTGCTCGCCGGCACCATCTCCCGGGCACGCGGCGGACGCCCGCTCTGGGGCGCCACCTCGATCGCGGGACGCAACCGCGCCCGGGATGAGTTTGAGACGGCACCGACCGTGCAGTGGAACCGCTGGCTGCTCGGCGGCGCGGCACTCGTGGCGGCCGCGACCCTCGTGATGCTGTCGGGGCCCGTCATCTCCCAGCCCGCGTACCTGCGCCTACTTCTTGCCGTGGTCGTGGCGCTTCTGCTCGTCAACCTCGCGGCCGCACTCGTGCCACTGCTGTGGAGTTCCCGCGTCATGCACATCGACGCGACCATAACCTTCCTGCCCCGCTACCTGGTGCTCGTCGCGGTGGCGGCCATCGGATCCCGCGTGCTCGACATCCATCCCGCTCTCTTGTTCGGGCTGTTGGGCAGTGTCACCGTGGCCGCGGGGCCGACCCTGGCCCAACGGGGGCAACTCGCCTCAGTGCGCGCCGCAAGCCTCGTGATGCTGGCCATCGTCGGCTGGTTCGGCCTGGGCCTGCTCCCCCCGGCTACCGGATTTCTGACTGCCTTCTTCGCCGAGGTAGCGAACACAGTCGTGCTCGCGGCGATCGGCTCGGCTGTCCTCGTGCTCGTTCCCATCGGCCGCACCAGCGGCCGGAGTGTGCTGGCCTGGTCCCCGCCGGTGTGGGCGGGCCTGATGGTCGTGTCGTTCACACTGCTGTTCGCCGTGCTGTCGCCCGTGATCGAGGTGTGGCAGTCGGCGGGAACCGTGCCGCTGCTGTGGGTGGCTGCGGGAGTGTTTGCCGCGCTGAGCGCCGGCGCCTGGGCCTGGCAACGCTTCGTGGCTCCGGCGGGCCTCTGACGCGCGCTATCGTTCAGGAGTGCGCTTAGGAGTCCTCGACGTCGGGTCGAACACCGTCCATCTGCTGGTTGTCGACGCCCATACGGGCGCTCCCCCGCTGCCCATGGCCTCGGATAAGGCTGTTCTGCGGCTGATGAGGTACATCACGCCCGATGGTGCGATCAACGACGAGGGCGTGGCCGCAGTGCTCACGTCGGTGCAAAATGCCGCCGATTTCGCGAGCCGCCACAACATTGACGAGCTCTTGCCGTTCGCGACATCCGCTCTGCGCGAGGCCACCAACGGGCCCGAGTTGCTGGAACGGGTCGAGCGCGAGACCGGTGTGGCATTGCAGGTGCTGTCCGGGGAAGACGAAGCCAGACTCACCTTTCTGGCCGTGCGCCGCTGGTACGGCTGGTCGGCCGAAAACATTCTGCTCTTTGATATCGGCGGCGGGTCGCTCGAGATCGCAGCCGGAGCGAACGAGATTCCCGAGGTCGCCCTCTCCCTGCCGCTCGGCGCGGGACGCACCACGATTGGTTTTCTGCACCACGATCCGCCCCTGCCAGACGAGGTGAACGCACTGCGCGTGCACGCCGCATCAGTGCTCAAGGACGCCGTGGGCGCCTTTGCCGCCCTTCCTGCCCCGCACCACATCGTGGGGTCGTCCAAGGCCATCCGTTCCCTGGCCCGGCTGGCGGGCTCCACGTCGGACGGCGTCGGGTCCGGCGACCGCCTGCGGCTCGGCCGTGCTCAGCTCAATGATTGGGTGCCTCGCCTCGCGCGCATTCCAGCGGATGCCCGACCGGCGCTGCCTGGAATCACCGCCGACCGCACCTTTCAGATCGTGGCCGGCGGAATCGTTCTGGGCGAGGCAATGGCAGCCTTCAAGGCCGACGAGCTTGAGGTCTCTCCATGGGCCCTGCGCGAGGGAATCATCCTGCGGTACCTCGACCGCCTTACCTAGCCCCGTTCCGGGGGCGCGACTAAGCTTTCAAGCTCTCGCACTGAAAGGGACCCCCGATGGCAACCAGCAAGATCTTCATCAACCTTCCCGTGGCTGACCTCGAGGCCTCGAAGGCCTTCTTCACGGCCTTGGGATACACGATCAATCCCCTGTTCACCGATGAGAACGCGGCGAGCGTCGTCATGTCAGACAGCATTTACGCGATGCTGCTCGTGAAGCCGTTCTTCGCCACCTTCACCGACAAATCACTCATCGACCCCAAATCAGAGGTGCAGGTGCTCAACTGTCTGGTGCTCGACAGCAGGAACGAGGTCGACGAATGGGCAGAGAAGGCCCTGGCAGCGGGCGGCGCAGAGCCACGTACCACCCAGGACTACGGCTTCATGTACACGCGGGACATCGAGGACCTCGACGGTCACATCTGGGAAGTCACCTGGATGGATCCTGAGGTCGCCAAGAACGGCCCACCCGCCATGTCGTCAGGCCGTCCGACCGGTCGGACCTAGGCTACTCGCACGTCGATCTCGCCGGGTTCGGCTGCCTCGCTGCCGAAGACGAGGTAGCGGTTCGCGATCTTGTCGCTGAAGAAGCGGTCGTGGCTGACCACGACGACGGCGCCGGGAAAATGCATGAGAGCCCGCTCCATCACCTGCGTGCTCGACATGTCGAGGTGGTTGGTGGGCTCATCGAGCAACAGCACCGAGGCGCCTGACAACAGGCACTGGGCCATGGCCACGCGGGCGCGCTGACCACCAGACAGGTTTCCGATCTTCTGTTTGAGGTCGGCTTCGGAGAACTGGAACATCGCCAGGAAACGGTTCACTGACTTGCGGGTCGCGGTGAGCGCGAGGCTGTCTGGCATGGCGTTGACGGCGTGGCTCACCGTGTCGGTGTCGTCCAGTTCGTCGAGCACCTGGTTGTAGGACACAACGCCGGCACCGGATGCCCAGGTCACATCCCCGAAATCGGCCTGCTCTTCGCCGGTCAGCACCCGCAGCAGGCTCGTCTTTCCGCTGCCGTTAGGGCCGAGAACGACGATGCGGTTGCCACGCCGAATCTCAAAGGTCAAACCGCTGAACAGCAACTTGTCGCCGTAGGACTTGCCGAGGTTGTCCACCCGACACAGGGCGTCCTTCACGTGCAGGGAACCGTAGATCTCGGTGATGATCTGGTCGACGGGGCGAGGGGTGCGGGACTTCTTGATGTGGGCGAGCTTGTTGCCGAGGCCCCGGCTCTCGGCCTTCGCTGCCTCGCGACGATCGGAGATTCCCTCGGCTTCGAAGGCCAACAGCTCGGACTCGTGCACAAACTGCGCCTCGAGCGTCTTGAGGCGGAACTGCTTCTGCACCACGTACTCTCCGAAATTGCCGGGGTACTCGTGCAGGTGATAGTTCTCGAGTTCGATGATGCGAGTGACCACGGCGTCGAGGAATTTACGGTCGTGCGAGACCACGATGGCGGCGCCCGTGAAATCGCGAAACCACGCTTCGAGCCATTCGACGCCAGCCACGTCAAGGAAGTTGGTGGGCTCATCGAGCAGCAGCACGTCTGGCGCTTCGAGCACGATCTTGGCGAGGGCCGCGCGGTTGCGCCAACCGCCGGACAGTTCGTCGATGGCACACACCCGGTGCGCCTCGTTGAACCCGAGCGTGGAGAGCGCGGTGTCGATATGGCGCTTGTAATCCCAGCCATCGAGCCGGTCCATCTCCTCAAAGAGCTCCGACTGGCGAATGATCAGCCGGTCGAGTTGGTCGCCCACGGAGGAATCGGTCGCGATGCTCGTGTCGATCGCAGCCAGCTCGGCTTCGATCGCCTTGACCTCGACGAACAGGGCGTCGAGGACTTCGGTGATCGTGGACTGGCCGTTCAGCTCCGAGAACTGCGAGAAGTAGCCGATGCGCACGCCGGCTTCCAGCGTGACAGTTCCGGTGTCTGGCGTGACCTGCTCGAGGACGAGCTTGAGCATCGTCGACTTGCCGGACCCGTTCTTTCCGATCAGGCCCACCCGGTCTTTCGGTTCGAGGCGAAAGAACGCCTCGCGAAGAATCTGGGTGTTCTCAAAACCGACGCTGACGTCGTTCAGCCTGATCAGGCTCATGGGTGGTTCCTTTCGGGCAGGGTGTTGCGCTGCCGTGAAGCGTGCTGTCTACTCAGGAAATGCACCGCATTTCCCCATTCCTCGGCGGAGCGAAGCGCCCGACGAGATAGATCGCCGAATCCGTGGGAACAGCGCGACTCCGGCCGCGCCAGCGGTCCCGGGGACGGTTCCGGGCGTTCCTCACAAGAATACGGGAGGCGCACAGGCAAGGCGAACTCCTGCTCAATGACAGTGATCGGTCGACCATGCCTGTCAGCTCAGCCCTATCAGCTCAGCCCTGTCAGCTCAGCCCTGTCAGCTCAGCGTCTACGCAAGAGATCGCCGTCTACTCGTCCGAGTTTGACATCACCACTGAAACCGGAGGTTCTCCCTTTTTCAACCCCGAACTGTCACCAACCTGTCGGCTCAATACAGCTCGAAGGGGCTGTCGTTGATTTCGGTGGCGGGGATACTCCAGGGGTCTGCGCAGGCGCGAGGCTTCGTGGTCAGCGTGGGTTCCATCAGTGGGATCGTCGGTCGGATGCGGGTTTCGGGGTGAGTGACATAGTGCCTGCCCGCCGGGCTGGTCCAGTTGAGGGTTCCGTCCTCGCCTTGGACCACTGACCAACCTGTTTCGTGTTTCACCCGGTGGCTCGGGCGGCACAGGCTGGAGAGGTTCGAGAAGACGGTCTCTCCGCCGTGTTCCCAGGCGATGGTGTGATCAATGTCGCAGGCGGCGGCTCGTCGGTTGCAGCCGACGGCACGGCACGTGCCGTCGCGTAGTCGCAGCCAGTTCTTCAGGTCGTCCGGGACCTTGTACTTCGTGCGTCCGAAGGAGAGAACAGCTCCCGTCTCGGGGTGGACGAGGATGCGAGTGAAGCTGGTGGCCGTTCCGGCCAGGCGCCGGGCGGTCTCCGCGTCGATCGGCCCGAACCCCTCCAGCGTGCCCGGCTCCTCGCTCTGACCCAGCAGGGTGAGAACGGGGACGGTGACGAATACGTTCGCGCGGACTCCGGCACCGAGCCCGGTCTCGGTCACTCCTTTCAGGAGCAGGTCCGTGGCGGCGTCGGTACGAAGCTGCGCGAGAGTGCGGGTTTCGTCGTGCACCTTCAGGTTCTTCGCCAAAGATTCGACCCGGTCCGCGATGGCGGCCGCATCTTCGTTGCTCAGCGTCATCTCCAGGTACCCCATCCCGTCACGACCGGGACTGACCCAGAAGTTCCGGTCAGCGAGGGCCTTCTGGTGCCGCACGGCGATGGACTCCGGGTGAGTGAACTCCCGCACCTTCACGGCCTTCTTCCGCAATTGCGGGACGGTGAGGGTTTCACTGTTGCGGAGAGCCTCGTCTTCGAAGGCCTTCCAAGCCTCCGGTGGCAGGCTGACGGCGTTCTCGATGATGGTTTGGGCGTGGCGGTAGCTGATGTCACCGCGGCGGAGGGCGTCTCGGGTGGCGGGGAGCCGGTGTTGCAGCAGGTCGCTTTCGAACATCAGATTGCGGGCGACACCGCTGGGCAGTTTCAGCAGGGCAGCCAGCTCAGCGACGAGGCCTTCGTGGGCGGCTTTCTGCGGTGACCACTCGGTGTCCCGTCGTCCCCGCGCGGTGAGGGGAAGTCCAGCCTCGGCCGTGGCGTCGGTCCACTGCCGGAGCCTGTCGATCACTTCCGCTCGAGCGGCCTGGGCGAAACAGACCATCCGATCGAAGCTGAGTATCGCGTCGAGGAGCAGGGTTTGAGTGTCGTCGGCGACGGCCTTCTCCTCCGCCAAGACGGCGAGGGTCTGGTCGACTGGTTCGGGCGGGTTACTACCCGCGGCCTCCTCCAAAGGAGGAACTTCATCGTTGTTCTCCATAAGATAATTATCCCACGAACCACAGACAGATTCGAGAAATACTCAGGGTTGTGGATAACTTGATCGAAGAAGTTTGCGCCCTCCCGAAGTCTGAGCATTGGCTTGCGGGGTCTCGATACGCGCCGTAGACGGCGCTACTCGACCAGCGGAATGGGGGGCGCGCAAAGGCGGCGCAGGGCGCAGGGCGCGAAGCGCAGGGCGCAAGGCGCAGGGCGCGAAGCGCAGGGCGCAAGGCGCAGGGCGCAAGGCGCGCGGCGCGGCGCAGTTGTGCGGGTGGTGCCCCCGCTGGGATTTGAACCCAGACTTTAACGATTTTAAGTCGTTCGCCTCTGCCGATTGGGCTACGGGGGCGCGTTCGAAACTCTCGAACGCTTCTAGCGTATGCGCTGCTGCGCCTGTGCTGCTACTTAGCGGCGGTTGCCTCTGCGGCGGCACGCTCGGCGACGACCTCTTCAACCACGGCGTCGGTCGCGGGATCCGCAGCCAGAGTGTCCTTCACGACGGGCTTGGCCGCCGCCTTGACCGTGGGCTTACGCGGAGCACGAGGGGCACGGGGCGCCCGCGCTGCGGGGGCCGCGACAACGGGAGCCTCAACGGGAGGCTTCGGACGAGAGGCGAATTCCTCGAACACCGCACGAGGCGTCTGCACCGCGTTGAGGGAGACAATGTCGCGTCCGAGGAAGAAGTTGTTCACCCAACCCCATACGACGCGCAATTTACGCTCCCAGCTCGGCATGGCCAGGCCGTGGTAACCACGGTGCGCGAACCAGGCGGGCATTCCCGTGATGGCGAACTTGCCGGACTGGAAGACACCGATTCCCACACCGAGGCCTGCAACGGCTCCGAGGTTCTTGTGGTTGTACTGCTTCGGGCCTTCGCCGCGCAGCACCGCCACGATGTTCTCGGCCAGGAGCTTTCCCTGGCGAACGGCGTGCTGGGCGTTGGGCACACAATTGCCGCCCACGCCGCCTCCGCTGAGGTCGGGCACGCAGCTGACGTCACCGGCAGCCCAGGCGTCCAGAACGATGTCGTCTTCCGTGCCCACGCGAAGGTCGGCCCGGGTCTGAACCCGACCGCGCTCTTCGATGGGAAGGTCGGTGTGACGCACGATCGTGGGGTTGGCCATCACGCCGGCGGTCCAGACGATGAGGTCGGTTGCGAAGGTCTCGCCTGTGGACAGCTCGATGACGCCATCGACGGCGCTGGAGAGCTGCGTGTCCAGGTGAATCTGGGCTCCGCGGGAAGCCAGGTTTTCGATGACCCAGAGGCTCGTCTTGAGCGACACCTCTGGCATGATGCGGCCCATGGCCTCGATGAGGTGGAAGTTGACCTCGTCGAAGCTGATCTCCGGGTAGGAGGTGAGCAGCGAGGTCGCGAAGGACCGCAGCTCGGCGAAGACCTCGATGCCGGCGAATCCGCCGCCGACCACGACGAACGTGAGCAGACGCTCGCGCTCGGGACCTTCCGGCAGACCCGCGGCCTTGTCGAAGTTGCTGAGCACGCGGTCGCGAATGGCGACGGCCTCCTCGATCGTCTTGAGGCCGATGGCCTGGTCTGCGACGCCCGGGATCGGGAACGTGCGCGACACGGCGCCGGCGGTGACCACGACGATGTCGTACGCAAACTCCCACGGCTCGCCGATGGAGGGTGTGATGGTCGCGGTCTTTTCGGCGTGGTTCACGTGAGTGACCTTGGCCGTGATGACGTTGGTCTTCTTCAGGTGGCGACGGTGGGCGACCACGGCGTGCCGGGGTTCAATCGAACCGGCCGCGACCTCTGGGAGGAAGGGCTGGTACGTCATGTACGGCAGCGGGTCAACCATGGTGACCTCCGCTTCACCGGATCGCAGCCACTTCTCGAGCTTCCAGGCCGTGTAAAAACCGGCGTAGCCGCCACCAACAATGAGAATTTTGGGCACGATGAGAGGGCCTCCTACATGATTTGTTTGCGCAAG is a genomic window containing:
- a CDS encoding glycoside hydrolase family 1 protein, whose product is MIPRTPANPTRATPTRAKRTASEQRDWPHRASELGDFLPDGFVMGVSSSAFQVEGAARDGGRGDSVWDTFTAGAGRIVDGSNASIGADHLAKFAEDATLLRELGVDAYRFSLAWPRLQPDGRGALHRNGLAFYDQLLDALLAHGISPMATLSHWDTPTALRGGWLNRDTAGRFGDYAHAVGEALGDRIDSWVTLEEPATVMLNGYALGTQAPGRSLLFDALPAAHHQLLAHGLAVQGLRAADVRGRIGLSNAHSPVESLTDREQDRSYAALSDLLHNRIFADPVLLGRYPDPLEPFAVELRGLLEADPADLAVIHQPLDFYGLSYMEPTRIAAGTGRIVSRDDPAPVAPAFPFHPTAFREFPVTGAGHVNAPEYLGVALAELQTRYGDVLPPVYVTTLGAGFSDQADERGAVHDPLRIDYVAEHLQAAVNAVRPGGAAAGVDLRGFFVRSLLDGFEWSAGYTQRYGLVHVSFSDGMTTRTPKDSYRWLQKVLAAR
- a CDS encoding D-arabinono-1,4-lactone oxidase, producing the protein MILRQPPWRNWARTESVRPVRVERPATVGAVQRSVRAAIRAGLRIKAVGTGHSFTGIAVAPGVQLDLYDLGGLIEIDVPAARVTVAAGLPLHRLGRLLDDHGLALANLGDIDRQTVAGAISTGTHGTGGGFVGLASQVTGLTLVTADGTLLRVSDTENTEILPAVRLGLGALGIIVDVTIQCVPRFQLHSDQRSEPLDAVLEDFVRRSRTHDHFEFFWFPHTDTALTKTNTRVVEPRPAARAHRVSRWIDNELLANGVYRGVCAVGTALPALVPSLARLSARSTGNRQFTDASTRVFATNRAVRFREMEYALPRDRVPEAVRAVRRFIEARGWRISFPIEVRSAAADDLWLSPAYGRDTGYVSVHRYVREDPEEYFRAVEQIMIGYGGRPHWGKLHYQKADALRGRYPHFDDFLAVRDRLDPERRFTNSYLERVLGP
- a CDS encoding Ig-like domain-containing protein, which codes for MTPATTEAVEPAPEATPSADPVAAPTLDSPSPGIFIGKSTTTVSGTRDASSEVQLLSPSGGDPLCIIAPDGSTTWSCSNARLPNSSAVTLRVVVSGNPTLFDEITVAVLGAPTVTGGPTGQGSSNGLVRGTGYPGASVTASVANGISCTSQADGSGAWACHLDGLESSGNREVTASQLTGYSSPSSSNSSAGVMISFDLDRPDAPVITSPGRGAQIPVAGTTYTGTGESGATVTVFAGPYSVCSAPVTNGAWSCSAGGVAAGSYSLVAVQQDVAGNVSAGSAAVTVTYVQPSTPSPSQSTPPTAGGSATTDPTASSEPSASATADAVPPVAVPGPTASASSEPPSASGFGAGPWNYPTRFTTAVTSPWASASFPWLQAVLLALGAVVLLAIPSRLLAGTISRARGGRPLWGATSIAGRNRARDEFETAPTVQWNRWLLGGAALVAAATLVMLSGPVISQPAYLRLLLAVVVALLLVNLAAALVPLLWSSRVMHIDATITFLPRYLVLVAVAAIGSRVLDIHPALLFGLLGSVTVAAGPTLAQRGQLASVRAASLVMLAIVGWFGLGLLPPATGFLTAFFAEVANTVVLAAIGSAVLVLVPIGRTSGRSVLAWSPPVWAGLMVVSFTLLFAVLSPVIEVWQSAGTVPLLWVAAGVFAALSAGAWAWQRFVAPAGL
- a CDS encoding Ppx/GppA phosphatase family protein; this translates as MRLGVLDVGSNTVHLLVVDAHTGAPPLPMASDKAVLRLMRYITPDGAINDEGVAAVLTSVQNAADFASRHNIDELLPFATSALREATNGPELLERVERETGVALQVLSGEDEARLTFLAVRRWYGWSAENILLFDIGGGSLEIAAGANEIPEVALSLPLGAGRTTIGFLHHDPPLPDEVNALRVHAASVLKDAVGAFAALPAPHHIVGSSKAIRSLARLAGSTSDGVGSGDRLRLGRAQLNDWVPRLARIPADARPALPGITADRTFQIVAGGIVLGEAMAAFKADELEVSPWALREGIILRYLDRLT
- a CDS encoding VOC family protein; this encodes MATSKIFINLPVADLEASKAFFTALGYTINPLFTDENAASVVMSDSIYAMLLVKPFFATFTDKSLIDPKSEVQVLNCLVLDSRNEVDEWAEKALAAGGAEPRTTQDYGFMYTRDIEDLDGHIWEVTWMDPEVAKNGPPAMSSGRPTGRT
- a CDS encoding ABC-F family ATP-binding cassette domain-containing protein translates to MSLIRLNDVSVGFENTQILREAFFRLEPKDRVGLIGKNGSGKSTMLKLVLEQVTPDTGTVTLEAGVRIGYFSQFSELNGQSTITEVLDALFVEVKAIEAELAAIDTSIATDSSVGDQLDRLIIRQSELFEEMDRLDGWDYKRHIDTALSTLGFNEAHRVCAIDELSGGWRNRAALAKIVLEAPDVLLLDEPTNFLDVAGVEWLEAWFRDFTGAAIVVSHDRKFLDAVVTRIIELENYHLHEYPGNFGEYVVQKQFRLKTLEAQFVHESELLAFEAEGISDRREAAKAESRGLGNKLAHIKKSRTPRPVDQIITEIYGSLHVKDALCRVDNLGKSYGDKLLFSGLTFEIRRGNRIVVLGPNGSGKTSLLRVLTGEEQADFGDVTWASGAGVVSYNQVLDELDDTDTVSHAVNAMPDSLALTATRKSVNRFLAMFQFSEADLKQKIGNLSGGQRARVAMAQCLLSGASVLLLDEPTNHLDMSSTQVMERALMHFPGAVVVVSHDRFFSDKIANRYLVFGSEAAEPGEIDVRVA
- a CDS encoding HNH endonuclease signature motif containing protein, whose protein sequence is MENNDEVPPLEEAAGSNPPEPVDQTLAVLAEEKAVADDTQTLLLDAILSFDRMVCFAQAARAEVIDRLRQWTDATAEAGLPLTARGRRDTEWSPQKAAHEGLVAELAALLKLPSGVARNLMFESDLLQHRLPATRDALRRGDISYRHAQTIIENAVSLPPEAWKAFEDEALRNSETLTVPQLRKKAVKVREFTHPESIAVRHQKALADRNFWVSPGRDGMGYLEMTLSNEDAAAIADRVESLAKNLKVHDETRTLAQLRTDAATDLLLKGVTETGLGAGVRANVFVTVPVLTLLGQSEEPGTLEGFGPIDAETARRLAGTATSFTRILVHPETGAVLSFGRTKYKVPDDLKNWLRLRDGTCRAVGCNRRAAACDIDHTIAWEHGGETVFSNLSSLCRPSHRVKHETGWSVVQGEDGTLNWTSPAGRHYVTHPETRIRPTIPLMEPTLTTKPRACADPWSIPATEINDSPFELY